From Pontibacillus yanchengensis, the proteins below share one genomic window:
- a CDS encoding YnfA family protein, which produces MQAIVLFILAGIAEIGGGYLMWLWLREGASWQYGLAGAIIIVLYGIIPTFQSFPDFGRVYAAYGGVFVILSLLWGWGIDQKTPDMYDWIGGIICLIGVSVILWAPRT; this is translated from the coding sequence GTTTTGTTTATATTAGCAGGTATAGCAGAAATTGGGGGAGGATACTTAATGTGGCTATGGCTTCGTGAAGGAGCTTCCTGGCAGTATGGTTTGGCAGGTGCAATCATTATTGTCCTATATGGTATTATCCCTACTTTTCAATCATTTCCGGATTTCGGACGAGTGTACGCTGCTTATGGTGGAGTATTTGTGATTCTATCATTGTTATGGGGGTGGGGAATCGACCAGAAAACGCCAGATATGTATGATTGGATAGGGGGAATCATTTGCTTAATTGGGGTGAGCGTGATTTTATGGGCACCACGTACATAA